One region of Limnospira fusiformis SAG 85.79 genomic DNA includes:
- a CDS encoding PIN domain-containing protein: MSDLEKLENIREILNLATTVVEIDDAINIRSQELELLGFGLYDAFHVASAERIKADVLLTTDDRLLKKASNNQDGLRVKVSNPVNWLMTIFQQEGGMTDDTY; encoded by the coding sequence ATGAGCGATTTAGAAAAATTAGAAAATATCAGAGAAATTTTGAACTTGGCTACGACGGTTGTTGAAATTGACGATGCAATCAATATTCGTTCACAAGAGTTGGAACTATTGGGATTTGGACTGTACGACGCTTTTCATGTTGCCAGCGCTGAAAGGATCAAAGCAGATGTTTTGTTGACGACAGACGATCGCCTGCTGAAAAAGGCAAGTAACAATCAAGATGGATTGCGGGTTAAAGTGAGCAATCCGGTTAATTGGTTGATGACGATTTTTCAACAAGAAGGAGGAATGACTGATGACACCTATTGA
- a CDS encoding PIN domain-containing protein, whose amino-acid sequence MTETLRLCLDLNIWCAALLASVKGREGTSCQTLVDIVRQGNCLVGKVEIVISWGMLNRLQEVLENRPELQVLRDDAVFYVELIRSYAQLSPQLTLGGTGIIPIQDWDDRHVLETSIAGDATALVTGNFRDFLVKDLTVIIPQRHGIYRSANRSFHLVHPYLMMNWINRGRVPSVSDF is encoded by the coding sequence ATGACTGAGACTTTAAGGTTGTGCTTGGATCTGAATATTTGGTGTGCGGCTCTGTTAGCTTCGGTGAAGGGAAGAGAGGGAACTTCTTGTCAAACTTTGGTGGACATAGTTCGACAGGGCAACTGTTTGGTTGGAAAAGTCGAGATCGTCATCTCTTGGGGAATGTTGAATAGGTTGCAAGAGGTTCTGGAAAATCGACCGGAACTTCAAGTTTTGCGGGATGATGCGGTTTTTTATGTTGAGTTAATACGCAGTTATGCTCAATTAAGCCCGCAATTAACTTTGGGAGGAACGGGAATTATACCGATTCAGGACTGGGACGATCGCCACGTTTTAGAAACTTCTATTGCGGGTGATGCAACTGCTTTGGTGACGGGAAATTTTAGGGATTTTCTGGTTAAGGATTTAACGGTAATTATTCCACAACGTCATGGCATTTATAGGTCTGCAAATCGCTCTTTTCATTTGGTTCATCCTTACTTGATGATGAATTGGATTAATCGGGGTCGGGTTCCTTCGGTTTCTGATTTTTAA
- a CDS encoding alcohol dehydrogenase: MGVQPGNMSAPVAEMDRFFQADVPDVSAWEEMAQKWRGEVARVDALVNNAAVMVGQPGSGNDTPAVGGGVVGELPRSILPCVSWPRGGAVVNVSPVHAIATSANIPAYGGSNGGMSAGSRRLAIALAGDIIPVDASINSFTAGGGWMRRSRD, encoded by the coding sequence GTGGGGGTTCAGCCAGGCAATATGTCCGCTCCTGTAGCGGAAATGGATAGGTTTTTTCAAGCTGATGTCCCGGATGTTTCTGCCTGGGAGGAGATGGCTCAAAAGTGGCGAGGTGAGGTGGCTAGGGTGGATGCGTTGGTCAATAATGCGGCCGTCATGGTTGGTCAGCCTGGTAGTGGAAACGACACGCCAGCAGTGGGAGGGGGTGTAGTGGGTGAATTGCCTCGCTCTATTTTGCCGTGTGTCAGTTGGCCGCGTGGGGGTGCGGTGGTGAATGTCAGTCCTGTTCATGCGATCGCCACTTCTGCTAATATACCCGCTTATGGGGGGAGTAACGGGGGGATGTCGGCTGGGAGTCGGCGGTTGGCGATCGCTTTGGCGGGTGATATAATTCCGGTTGATGCCTCGATAAATTCTTTCACAGCAGGGGGAGGTTGGATGAGGCGATCGCGAGATTGA
- a CDS encoding Uma2 family endonuclease: MVAVNPAVTKVSLEDFLKLPETKPYSEYLDGEIAQKPMPQGEHSIIQTYLSARINDIGKANKGALAFTELRCTFGGRSLVPDISVFAWERIPKTEQGRIQNRFEVCPDWVIEILSPEPSANQVIKKIIFSLKQGTELGWLIDPKDESVMIFQLNQLPDIPSKQEFLPVLESVKEMQLSTTEIFNWLKIE; the protein is encoded by the coding sequence GTGGTTGCAGTGAATCCAGCGGTCACAAAAGTTTCCTTAGAGGATTTTTTAAAACTTCCTGAAACCAAACCTTATTCTGAATATCTCGATGGAGAGATAGCACAAAAACCCATGCCGCAGGGAGAACATAGTATTATCCAAACCTATCTATCTGCCAGAATCAATGACATTGGCAAAGCGAACAAGGGGGCTTTAGCATTCACAGAGTTAAGGTGTACTTTTGGCGGACGTTCTCTGGTGCCTGACATTTCTGTTTTCGCTTGGGAACGCATCCCTAAGACGGAACAAGGAAGAATTCAAAATCGCTTTGAAGTTTGTCCGGATTGGGTGATTGAAATTTTATCTCCTGAGCCATCGGCAAACCAGGTAATTAAAAAGATTATTTTTAGTCTGAAGCAGGGAACAGAGTTGGGATGGTTAATCGACCCCAAAGATGAATCAGTGATGATATTTCAACTCAATCAATTGCCAGATATCCCCTCAAAACAGGAATTTTTGCCGGTTTTAGAGAGTGTTAAAGAGATGCAGTTATCGACTACGGAAATTTTTAATTGGCTGAAAATTGAGTGA
- a CDS encoding PIN domain-containing protein → MVKFELFYGAMRSGNPPQNLARQQEFLDFFVSLPGDDRAAKKAGEIRNNLASLGTRIGPYDLLMAARAIVNHLILVTHNTREFERVSELRIEDWEV, encoded by the coding sequence GTGGTGAAATTTGAGTTATTTTATGGGGCGATGCGGAGTGGAAATCCGCCGCAAAACTTGGCAAGGCAACAAGAATTTTTAGATTTTTTTGTCTCCTTACCTGGGGATGATAGAGCCGCCAAAAAGGCGGGAGAAATCAGAAACAACTTGGCAAGTTTGGGAACGCGAATCGGCCCCTATGATTTGCTGATGGCGGCGCGAGCCATTGTCAATCATTTAATATTGGTCACTCATAATACAAGAGAATTTGAGCGAGTCTCGGAGTTGAGAATAGAAGATTGGGAAGTGTAG
- a CDS encoding DUF29 domain-containing protein, protein MNNDVSDLYEQDYYLWLQETYQTLEKKEINRLDFPHLMEEILSLGNEQRRKVSSYLRQLLIHLLLYQYWESERRLCGKGWQNEIDNFRFELELLLKSRTLYNYFLQEIEEIYVKARKQAIKKSELPLEIFPERCPFTAENLLDSEFLP, encoded by the coding sequence ATGAATAATGATGTTTCAGATCTTTATGAACAAGATTATTATCTTTGGCTTCAAGAAACCTATCAAACACTTGAGAAAAAAGAGATAAATCGACTTGATTTTCCGCATCTAATGGAGGAAATTTTAAGTTTGGGAAACGAACAAAGACGAAAAGTATCTAGCTATTTAAGACAACTGTTGATTCATTTATTGCTTTACCAGTATTGGGAATCGGAAAGGCGGCTTTGCGGTAAGGGCTGGCAAAATGAAATTGATAATTTTCGGTTTGAACTGGAGTTATTGCTAAAGTCTCGAACTTTGTATAATTATTTCTTGCAGGAGATTGAAGAAATTTATGTCAAAGCCAGAAAGCAAGCCATTAAAAAAAGTGAATTACCCCTGGAGATTTTTCCGGAAAGGTGTCCTTTTACTGCCGAGAATTTGCTGGACTCTGAATTTCTGCCCTAA
- a CDS encoding Uma2 family endonuclease: protein MLSQETVKTNPTEEQKISLTLEEFLDWYPDGYEGRFELHDGEIVKMQPTGTHEKVAGFLASKISIYIDSLNLPFFIPRQGLIKAIDSDKSAYIPDVMVLDDNALEKEPLWTKRSTITQSVSIKLVIEVVSTNWRDDYLMKLAEYEKLGIGEYWIVDYLGLGGRRYIGDPKKPTISVYHLVEGEYELHLFRGENVVTSPTFPELNLTAEQIFKARQ from the coding sequence ATGTTAAGTCAGGAAACTGTTAAGACTAATCCGACGGAAGAACAGAAAATTTCATTGACTTTAGAGGAGTTTCTGGATTGGTATCCGGATGGTTATGAGGGTCGATTTGAATTGCATGATGGGGAGATTGTTAAAATGCAGCCGACTGGAACTCACGAAAAAGTGGCAGGTTTTCTGGCATCCAAAATATCAATTTACATTGATAGTTTAAATTTGCCATTTTTTATCCCTCGCCAAGGACTAATTAAAGCCATAGATTCTGATAAGTCGGCTTATATTCCCGACGTTATGGTATTAGATGATAATGCCCTAGAAAAGGAGCCTCTGTGGACAAAGCGATCGACTATTACTCAATCGGTGAGTATTAAGTTGGTTATAGAAGTCGTCAGTACCAATTGGCGGGATGATTATTTGATGAAGCTGGCAGAATATGAAAAATTAGGGATAGGCGAATATTGGATAGTTGATTATTTGGGGTTGGGAGGTCGGCGTTATATTGGAGACCCCAAAAAACCGACTATTTCGGTTTATCATTTAGTTGAAGGAGAGTACGAACTCCATTTATTTAGAGGTGAAAATGTGGTGACTTCGCCAACTTTTCCAGAACTCAATTTGACCGCCGAACAAATATTTAAGGCAAGGCAGTAG
- a CDS encoding type II toxin-antitoxin system HicB family antitoxin, translated as MEKLLQLHIEKLPEGVYLATSDALPGLVAQGETLAEALEIARDVAVKLIEARRERQLMNWEGLQTLAEKFDYPLIINE; from the coding sequence ATGGAAAAATTGCTGCAACTGCATATTGAAAAATTACCTGAAGGTGTTTATTTAGCAACCAGCGATGCTTTGCCTGGTTTAGTTGCTCAGGGAGAAACTCTGGCTGAAGCTTTGGAAATAGCTCGTGATGTAGCCGTTAAGTTAATAGAAGCTCGTCGTGAAAGACAACTTATGAATTGGGAAGGTTTACAAACTCTTGCCGAAAAGTTTGATTATCCATTGATTATTAATGAATAA
- a CDS encoding type II toxin-antitoxin system HicA family toxin, protein MGRLSGFRYREIVKKLKTFGFVFDRQAAGSHEIWYNPARNLYTTIPNHSGDMPEGTLRAI, encoded by the coding sequence ATGGGAAGATTGTCAGGATTTCGCTATCGAGAAATTGTGAAAAAGTTGAAGACTTTTGGGTTTGTTTTTGACCGCCAAGCTGCTGGTAGTCACGAAATTTGGTACAACCCAGCTCGGAATTTATATACCACGATTCCTAACCATTCGGGAGATATGCCAGAGGGGACTTTGCGGGCAATTTGA
- a CDS encoding tetratricopeptide repeat protein gives MNPHFAWAYSNLGDALAKQGNLDEAMAWWGQVIDL, from the coding sequence ATTAACCCCCATTTCGCTTGGGCATATTCTAATTTGGGGGATGCTTTGGCTAAACAGGGGAATTTAGATGAGGCTATGGCTTGGTGGGGTCAAGTCATTGATTTATAG
- a CDS encoding DUF268 domain-containing protein yields MSANSIYNMLSTILIMKPKPSPVPLIRIGGERDGAYLIPDDLDNIKACFSPGVANRKNFEDELTDTYGIQCHMCDKSSDIDKFQTPLKEGMQTFKKKWLDVNGETDSISLDAWVEELAPDQKDDLMLQMDIEGAEYRNILQTSEQVLKRFRIILVEVHSLGVARNPEQFEVNLGPFLRKLDQHFICVHTHPNNCCGDFMIPGTHINLPNVYELTFLRRDRFNEKNLSSWHEPMMPHPLDIKRNVDRKPPIFLSEESPTQVPRNHASTIKLLEDKLNYYMYMSSLANKEPNPNKDSVLLRLYQLTQSITKSLLLEEDINIDSKDITDVAEGKNYYLSSGYKNYPKQGLVKPKNPFFFHTGFGSNQYITIDLGKEHILTSLAIANRVDVCKERARCLFYTVHNSLKPDLSFGLPLNINESFWKGDDLECNTILKKAKGRYITIFSPEDTALHFSAIKVFGICNDDTDSCANLAFNKPTAQSSIYDHQKYDPHGACNGNKTGGFGFHTALENQPWWQIDLQKNYQLSEIKIFNRMNFKERASTLNILLSQDALNWKLCYSNHQENPFGGIDGKPLKVNMQHQVARFVRLQLRENEYFHLDEVEIYGDPLPSSESLKLDSNQDEPTLSANFYRHACLPPSPPPKQIPTELKVDFTLGDRIPVIYSYYNNTRTSPVHISMQDYDNAFYKLENGSFKYYGRTLHDLLNALNKYSVLNKSVLIFGLAGINCDAISLWKGAGNVYVIDYNLPVSEHPQVQVLSYQDYISSNIQADVGISISSFEHDGLGRYGDPINPNGDLEAMKLAKKLIKKDGLLFFSVPIGQDCVVWNAHRIYGKIRLPMMLDGWEILDSFGFYESLMINQDLGRFQQPVLVLKNL; encoded by the coding sequence ATGTCTGCCAATAGTATCTATAATATGCTCTCAACAATACTTATAATGAAACCCAAGCCTTCACCAGTTCCACTGATTAGAATCGGAGGGGAAAGAGATGGAGCGTATTTAATACCTGACGACCTTGATAATATTAAAGCCTGTTTTTCTCCGGGTGTCGCCAACCGTAAGAATTTTGAAGATGAATTAACAGATACCTATGGTATTCAATGCCATATGTGTGACAAGTCTAGTGATATAGATAAATTCCAAACCCCCCTCAAAGAAGGAATGCAAACATTTAAGAAGAAGTGGCTAGATGTGAATGGTGAAACGGATAGCATTTCCTTAGATGCTTGGGTTGAAGAACTTGCACCTGATCAAAAAGATGATCTGATGCTGCAAATGGACATTGAAGGAGCAGAATACCGCAATATACTACAAACCTCAGAGCAAGTTTTGAAAAGGTTTAGAATAATTCTCGTTGAAGTTCATAGTCTAGGGGTAGCCCGAAATCCTGAACAGTTTGAGGTGAATCTCGGTCCATTTCTCAGAAAACTTGACCAGCACTTTATCTGTGTTCATACACACCCAAACAATTGCTGTGGTGACTTTATGATTCCGGGAACCCACATCAATCTGCCCAATGTTTATGAGTTAACCTTTTTAAGACGCGATCGCTTCAATGAGAAGAATCTCTCCTCTTGGCATGAACCCATGATGCCACATCCCCTAGACATTAAGAGGAATGTAGACAGAAAACCTCCTATATTTTTAAGTGAAGAATCACCCACTCAAGTTCCTCGCAATCATGCTTCAACCATTAAATTGCTTGAAGATAAGCTGAACTATTATATGTATATGTCAAGCCTTGCTAACAAAGAACCAAATCCCAATAAAGATTCGGTTTTACTACGGTTGTATCAACTGACACAATCAATTACTAAAAGTCTTTTATTGGAAGAAGATATAAACATCGACTCCAAAGATATTACTGATGTGGCTGAAGGGAAAAATTATTATCTTAGTAGTGGCTACAAGAACTATCCGAAACAAGGCTTGGTAAAGCCGAAAAACCCTTTCTTTTTCCATACCGGATTTGGCTCTAATCAGTACATTACTATTGATTTGGGGAAAGAACACATATTGACTTCCCTTGCGATCGCCAATAGAGTCGATGTATGTAAAGAACGCGCTCGTTGCTTGTTTTACACAGTACACAATAGCCTTAAACCCGATCTGTCTTTCGGTTTACCGCTTAACATAAATGAGTCTTTTTGGAAAGGAGATGACTTAGAATGTAACACAATCCTTAAAAAAGCAAAAGGACGGTATATAACCATATTCTCACCCGAAGACACAGCTTTACACTTTTCTGCCATCAAGGTATTTGGTATCTGTAATGATGATACCGATTCTTGTGCTAACTTGGCTTTCAACAAACCCACAGCTCAAAGTTCTATTTACGATCATCAAAAATACGATCCTCACGGTGCCTGCAATGGTAATAAAACTGGCGGATTCGGATTTCATACTGCCCTAGAAAACCAACCTTGGTGGCAGATTGATTTGCAAAAAAACTATCAGCTTTCTGAGATCAAAATTTTTAATCGGATGAATTTTAAAGAACGCGCCTCGACTTTAAATATCTTATTGTCTCAGGATGCACTGAATTGGAAATTATGCTACTCAAATCATCAGGAAAATCCATTTGGTGGGATTGACGGAAAGCCCTTGAAAGTAAATATGCAACATCAAGTCGCACGGTTTGTGCGGTTACAATTGCGAGAAAATGAGTATTTTCATCTTGATGAAGTTGAAATATATGGCGATCCTTTACCCAGCTCTGAAAGCTTAAAGTTAGACTCTAATCAAGATGAACCAACTTTATCTGCCAACTTTTATCGTCACGCCTGCCTACCTCCTTCTCCCCCTCCCAAACAAATCCCCACAGAATTGAAGGTTGATTTTACTCTTGGCGATCGCATTCCAGTTATTTATTCTTATTATAATAATACTCGCACCTCTCCTGTACATATTAGTATGCAGGATTACGATAATGCTTTTTATAAACTGGAAAATGGTTCCTTCAAATACTATGGTCGGACATTACATGATTTATTAAATGCGTTGAATAAATATAGCGTTCTCAATAAGAGTGTTCTGATTTTTGGTTTGGCTGGTATTAACTGTGATGCTATATCTCTTTGGAAAGGAGCTGGAAATGTATATGTGATTGATTATAATCTGCCTGTTTCTGAGCATCCACAAGTTCAGGTCTTGTCTTATCAGGATTATATCAGTAGCAATATTCAAGCAGATGTTGGTATTTCCATCTCATCCTTTGAACATGACGGTTTGGGTCGTTATGGAGACCCCATTAACCCTAATGGAGACTTAGAGGCGATGAAATTAGCTAAAAAGTTGATTAAGAAAGATGGACTTTTATTCTTCTCTGTTCCGATAGGACAAGATTGCGTTGTTTGGAATGCTCATCGAATTTATGGCAAAATCCGTTTACCAATGATGTTGGATGGTTGGGAAATACTAGACAGTTTCGGATTTTATGAGTCTTTGATGATAAATCAAGACTTGGGACGTTTTCAACAACCTGTTTTGGTTCTCAAGAATCTATAA
- a CDS encoding discoidin domain-containing protein: MNKIKLNQNFDINLALNKPTVQSSVYQPEIYGYDPQGACNGKKTGKFGFHTCQENQPWWQIDLQAIYQLTQIRIYNRINFEERASTLNILLSEDALNWELFYSNNPDNLFGGINGKPLIVDIAYKVARFVRLQLREIESLHLDEVEIYGVHALHENPQLKSNQDESTLASNFYRELRDNLELEKRFAEQNGISLSLMRSQFFNPMFKEIKKTDTLKLSQFVKFEQLDENHIISDITAVFIEKPGRFGNSIIQLSNAYQVAKSIGVYKIYLPNFWYIKSGTTNTQSGFEIINVNTPDFYHEKIVLEGMFFDYQVWSKLAPKSISPPNTYLNMIDLGEAFNLKHSQPLNQQDLVIHIRSGDIFKNPHLNYGQPPLSFYQKIIQHQSWHSINLVFEDKLNHIIEPLIDFCQSQCTVVRQMSNDLRADIEYLLRAKTLVASRGSFCPAIATISKNLETVYYFEGSFSVFSLDNPNVSCVRVIDKKGTYKSKVLKETGKTPKHSAN, translated from the coding sequence ATGAATAAGATAAAGCTTAATCAAAATTTTGATATCAACTTAGCTTTAAATAAACCTACCGTTCAAAGTTCTGTTTATCAGCCGGAAATTTATGGTTATGATCCTCAAGGAGCCTGTAACGGCAAAAAAACTGGAAAATTTGGTTTTCATACTTGTCAAGAAAATCAACCGTGGTGGCAAATTGACTTACAAGCCATCTATCAGCTTACTCAGATTAGAATTTATAACCGGATTAATTTTGAAGAACGGGCTTCAACGTTAAACATCTTACTCTCAGAAGATGCACTAAATTGGGAATTATTCTATTCAAATAATCCTGACAATTTGTTTGGAGGAATTAATGGAAAACCACTCATCGTGGATATAGCGTATAAAGTCGCACGGTTTGTCCGGTTACAATTGCGAGAAATTGAGTCACTGCATCTGGATGAAGTGGAAATCTATGGTGTTCATGCCTTACATGAGAATCCTCAATTAAAATCTAATCAAGATGAATCAACTCTAGCATCTAACTTTTATCGTGAATTACGAGACAACCTAGAGTTAGAAAAGCGTTTTGCAGAACAGAATGGAATTAGCTTATCGTTGATGAGAAGCCAATTTTTTAATCCAATGTTCAAAGAAATTAAAAAAACAGACACCTTAAAATTGAGTCAGTTTGTCAAATTTGAACAGTTAGATGAAAATCATATCATCAGTGATATTACTGCCGTTTTTATTGAAAAACCTGGAAGATTTGGCAACAGTATAATACAATTATCAAATGCTTATCAAGTTGCTAAATCAATAGGGGTATATAAAATATATTTGCCTAATTTTTGGTATATTAAAAGTGGCACAACAAATACCCAGTCAGGATTTGAGATTATTAATGTCAATACACCGGATTTTTATCACGAAAAAATAGTATTAGAAGGGATGTTTTTTGATTATCAAGTTTGGTCTAAACTTGCCCCTAAATCAATAAGTCCCCCTAACACTTATTTAAACATGATTGATTTAGGCGAGGCATTTAATCTTAAACATTCTCAACCCTTAAACCAACAGGATCTTGTGATCCATATACGCTCTGGTGATATTTTTAAAAATCCGCATTTAAACTATGGTCAACCGCCTCTTTCCTTCTATCAGAAAATAATACAGCATCAAAGCTGGCATTCAATCAATTTAGTTTTTGAAGACAAATTAAATCATATTATTGAACCACTAATTGATTTTTGCCAATCCCAATGTACAGTGGTGCGGCAAATGAGTAATGATTTGAGAGCAGATATAGAGTATTTGCTCAGAGCCAAAACTTTGGTGGCTAGTCGGGGCAGTTTTTGCCCTGCAATTGCAACAATTTCAAAAAATTTAGAAACAGTGTATTATTTTGAAGGATCCTTCAGTGTATTTTCCTTGGATAACCCCAATGTTTCCTGCGTAAGAGTCATTGATAAAAAGGGTACTTACAAATCTAAAGTATTGAAGGAAACTGGAAAAACACCGAAGCACAGCGCCAACTGA
- a CDS encoding tetratricopeptide repeat protein — MAVVQWGDSFGIALVWGVSELVSDLVRGNQLLRSGKLEEAVDAYQKAIAHHPDFHWSHFKLGEAYEQSENWTNAVAAYQKAIALHPDFHWFHYKLAEAYEQLGDDEEAIIAYRQAIKLNSKCSWFNYQLGMRLVQSGQVELAITVFNTGLKLKPADYKYYQELRNILVQKGVREKAITNYQKGIDINHNSVQLQSSLAFAIEPRLTRHDGINLDVNLALNKPTAQSSVYQPEVYGYDYQGACNGKKTGKFGFHTCQENQPWWQIDLQSIYQLTQIKIYNRISFEKRASALNILLSQDALNWELCYSNDSENIFGGIEGKPLIVYLQGQVTRFVRLQLREIGTLHLDEVEIYGIPVELDSSHLNYNPDENTLYTSFYGEDNFPSPIPIIQGIVARRNDGLGTRLMSILSARYACEYLGCNLYASWPRIVSRYYSSNILNINSCSEIFEGGKVFQDIDVPWINEEGLSKLNTKSLSNLNTGFKRKGCFFVLNKKQIETISQCQFLVWDQPWAIVPYGDTLQRVSLKVKDYWKKINWHHQIIAQIQKFKNQINFRPYLVVHIRRGDIIQRLLYDNIPTLNKDMPTIFRRFLPIKTAVSFVCESGFKDVVVCSECNKATLRLVDQVKQKNHQINCYITSEFTQSLSETQAAAYDLIIMSDGAKILTSLGSTFSTCAEFVSNTYRCKPIADWENTDWNNMADELIEYIDENDNEMTDERKSLVYLFISKYAQR, encoded by the coding sequence ATGGCTGTGGTACAATGGGGGGACAGTTTCGGCATTGCTTTAGTCTGGGGAGTCAGCGAATTGGTCAGCGATTTAGTGAGGGGTAATCAACTGCTGCGGAGCGGTAAGCTAGAAGAAGCCGTGGATGCTTATCAGAAAGCGATCGCACATCATCCCGATTTCCATTGGTCTCACTTCAAGCTGGGAGAAGCCTATGAACAATCAGAGAATTGGACAAATGCTGTAGCTGCTTATCAGAAAGCGATCGCACTTCATCCCGATTTCCATTGGTTTCATTACAAATTGGCAGAAGCCTATGAACAGTTGGGGGATGATGAGGAAGCCATCATCGCTTATCGCCAAGCCATCAAACTAAATTCAAAGTGTAGCTGGTTTAACTACCAATTGGGAATGAGATTGGTTCAGAGTGGACAAGTAGAATTAGCCATTACCGTCTTCAATACCGGCTTAAAATTAAAGCCCGCTGACTATAAATATTATCAGGAGTTAAGAAACATTTTGGTTCAAAAAGGCGTTCGGGAAAAGGCAATCACTAACTATCAAAAAGGAATTGACATCAATCATAACTCAGTGCAACTTCAATCCAGTTTGGCATTTGCTATTGAACCTAGACTAACCCGTCATGATGGCATCAATCTTGATGTAAATTTAGCCTTAAATAAGCCCACAGCTCAAAGTTCTGTTTATCAGCCAGAAGTCTATGGTTATGATTATCAAGGAGCCTGTAACGGCAAAAAAACTGGAAAATTTGGTTTTCATACTTGTCAAGAAAATCAACCGTGGTGGCAAATTGACTTACAATCCATATATCAGCTTACTCAGATTAAAATTTATAATCGCATTAGTTTTGAAAAACGGGCTTCAGCCTTAAATATTTTATTATCTCAGGATGCACTAAATTGGGAATTATGTTACTCAAATGATTCAGAAAATATATTTGGTGGAATTGAGGGAAAACCCCTGATCGTATATCTGCAAGGCCAAGTGACACGGTTTGTCCGGTTACAATTGCGAGAAATAGGTACTCTCCATTTAGATGAGGTTGAAATATATGGTATTCCTGTGGAACTTGATAGTTCTCATCTGAATTATAATCCAGATGAAAACACTCTATACACGAGCTTTTATGGTGAAGATAACTTCCCATCCCCCATTCCTATTATTCAGGGAATTGTTGCCCGCAGGAATGATGGGCTAGGTACGAGGTTGATGTCTATTTTATCAGCTAGATATGCCTGTGAATACTTAGGTTGTAATTTATATGCTTCTTGGCCTCGCATAGTCAGCAGATATTACTCATCAAATATCCTTAACATTAATAGTTGCTCAGAGATTTTTGAAGGTGGCAAAGTATTCCAAGATATTGATGTTCCTTGGATAAATGAAGAAGGGCTTTCTAAACTAAATACAAAATCCTTAAGCAACCTGAACACAGGTTTTAAGAGAAAAGGGTGTTTTTTTGTTTTAAATAAGAAGCAAATCGAAACTATTTCCCAGTGTCAATTTCTTGTCTGGGATCAGCCTTGGGCTATCGTTCCCTATGGAGACACACTACAACGGGTATCTTTAAAAGTTAAGGATTACTGGAAAAAAATCAATTGGCATCATCAAATCATTGCTCAAATTCAAAAATTTAAAAATCAAATTAATTTCAGACCTTATCTAGTTGTTCATATTCGGAGAGGAGATATTATTCAGAGGCTTTTATATGATAATATTCCAACTCTAAATAAAGATATGCCAACTATATTTCGTCGATTTTTACCTATTAAAACAGCCGTTAGTTTTGTCTGTGAATCTGGATTTAAAGATGTTGTTGTATGTTCTGAATGTAATAAAGCGACTCTAAGATTAGTCGATCAAGTTAAGCAAAAAAACCATCAGATAAATTGTTATATAACATCTGAATTCACCCAATCATTGAGTGAAACTCAAGCTGCTGCTTATGACCTAATTATTATGTCTGATGGTGCTAAGATATTGACATCTTTGGGTAGCACTTTTTCGACTTGTGCAGAATTTGTTAGTAATACCTATCGCTGTAAACCTATAGCAGATTGGGAGAATACAGATTGGAACAATATGGCAGATGAATTAATCGAATATATTGATGAAAATGATAATGAAATGACAGATGAAAGAAAAAGCTTGGTTTATCTTTTTATTAGTAAATATGCTCAGAGATAA
- a CDS encoding type II toxin-antitoxin system HicB family antitoxin, with translation MNSVIIFEVYQEEDGGFVAECLTEDIFTQGDDWEALRVHVNEAIKGYYFDQPSCPNVKLHLVKEEILVIQ, from the coding sequence ATGAATTCAGTCATCATTTTTGAAGTGTATCAGGAAGAAGATGGCGGATTTGTAGCCGAATGTTTGACCGAGGATATCTTCACTCAGGGTGATGATTGGGAAGCGTTACGAGTCCATGTCAATGAAGCCATCAAAGGCTATTATTTCGACCAACCTAGCTGTCCCAATGTCAAGCTACATCTAGTCAAAGAAGAAATCTTAGTCATCCAGTAA